In the genome of Desulfolucanica intricata, the window AGAGCCGAAGCTCGCTAAGCCATCTTTGAATATATTGAAATTTTTTATAACCGCATTAGACTGCATTCATCTTTAGGATACATGTCTCCGCTGGAATATGAGCAAGCTTTCAAATCAGCTGCTTAATTAATTACATGCTTTTAGGTGAGCCTTTGAGGTTAATCGATGCAAAATCATCTCTTGTACAGTCTTGACAGCCAGAGTCCCCGGGCGTGGTATGATGTTAAACCGGCGGGGAAATATCTATCACATGATTCCTGTAGCCGCCCCGTCGGTAGTTTAATAAAACCACGCACGGGGTGGATGACAAGACCGATGATTTGTTTCCTTTAGAGTGTTTTGCAATTCTATAAAAACAGGAGAAAACTCGCCATTCGTTGTGTCTATTTTTCCGGAGGAAGCTCAATTCTCAATGATATGGATATAGTTTGGGGCATATACTACTTTCATTTTTTCATTACTAGTGAAATAATCAATAATTTCATAAGAATAGATCCTGTTGACTACAAAAATTTCTCATTGCGATACTGGGTTTAGAAATATCAAATGAAACTTTCTATCATAATCTTTAATGAATTTAGTAAATGAACCTCTATTATTTGCGACAATGCATTTTATATTTTTGTCTAAAATTTTTTATGGAACTTTTCTAACAAAATCTAATAATGTTTGTTATTAAACATAATTACTGTATCTTCTTTCCGTTAAATATATCTTGAATTATTTCTGTTCCTTTACTGTATTCTGCTAATACCTTTTTTAGCATGTCATCACACATCGCATTAAAATCTTTCCAGTTTAGTGAGTTATAATATTCAAAAATCAATTCGGCGAAGTTCTCTTTGTTTGGATCCAATGCAATTCCTATTCCAGAGGTTTCTACCTTTTGACCCATAAAAGAACCTTCATTACAAAGTTGTGGTATATAAAAAACTATCCCGTCATAAAATTTATTACCCATAGCTAATTGCGTTGCATCATTCTCATATATATTGTGTAGAAGGTCCGTTTCCGAAGCGAAAGAATATCTATCATCAGGTTTATATTCACCGTGAAAAAAAACATTGTTAACACCAAGTTTCTTACAATAATTCTTTAAATTTTTAGCAGTCTTCTGCTCCCTTCCATGGTAGTGAAGCTCAAACCTGCTGTCATTAGCTAATCTAGTAATAATTGTTTTATTAATTTCTTCATGTCTTATAAATCCCCAATACCTAATTCTAATTGGCTGTTTATCACGGGGTTGGTAACGCCTTATATTTCTATTCTCTAAAGAGTCCAACAAAATATTATGTGACGTACATATATTATTCTTTTTGGGCAGATAAATCCTAAAAGCATCAGAACTAACAAATGTTACTATAGAATGATTCACAAGCCCATGTATAATTTTTTTATATAAATTAAAATTCTCATAGGTAACATCTCTGTAATCTAGAATATATTTCCTTGAATACTTTTTTATTAAAATATCATATAGCAATACACCGGGAGTTGAATGCAGAACAATAATCAAATCAAAATTGTTTTCTTTAATCACTTTCGTTGCAAATTTTCTAAATCTCATAAAGTGCGGAATTTTTTTAGCCATCGATTCGCTATCCGACATGTTATCAGAAAACTTAAATACATTTACCCCCCTTGGGGGATCTACATCTGGTTTGCCATCCCTATCCCAATATATTAAATTAATTTCAATATTTGTTTTATAAAGTTGATTTATGTAAAAATGAATATATGGCATATAAGCAATTTTCGTAAAACCAATTAGCAATATTTTCATATCACTTTTCCTTTACCATGTCTCTTAAAACTTTAATAAACTTTTTTGTGTTTACACTTCTTGCATAATAACTCTCCCCAAATTTCTGGCCGTTTTTAGCGTATAGTTCTCGCCTTTCTTTATTGTTATATAGTTCAAGAATTGCTTCTACTACAGCGTCGGGGTTCTTATTAGATACCGAGATTCCAATTTTATTCTCATTAAACATTCTGTAGTAATCAGAATCATCATCAACAGAATTAATTATTGCTCTATTGCAAGCCATTAAAAGCCCTGCTTTACTCGGAACGGAATTGCCTATTATACCCCTTTTCAAGGGAATCAAGCAAACTGAGCAAGCACTATATACATCGGAAACCATATGTTGCGGTTCAAGAGGAAAGAATTTTATGTTATCTAATCCTTGAATCTTTGCATCATTGATGAAACTATCTTTTTGACTTCCTTGACCTATCATATGAAATTCGATATCTTTGTAAGATCTAAGTTTTTCAGCTACATTTAGTACCATTTTATAATCAAAAACATACCCCATAGTGCCAGCGTATTGGACATAGAACTTATCTTTGTCTAAATTATATTTCTTAACAAATCTATTTTCTCCCCATGGAACTTCATGAACTGTGCGATCATCAAACCAATTTACAATCGTGTAAACCTTTTCTTCTGACACTCCTTGTTCTAACACCTTTGTTTTCATATCTTCTGAAATAACTGTGATTATATCACTGAAATTATAAGCAATTTTTTGGAGTATATAAAAAAAATTAGCTACAAGTTTATTTTTCAGCACGCCACTATTAACTGCACTCCCAGGCCACATATCTTGAACACTATATAATATTGGTCTTTTCATGAAAATTTTGAGCAAAACAATAGAAAATATAACTGTTGGGCATGATTGAACAAAAACAGCATCAATAAAGTTCATCTTTCGCCACTTATTAAAACACCTAAATGCATAGAATGCTTCTTCTATATACCTTCTAACAAAGGCACTTTTTGGTACTATTTTCCTATCAACAGTTTCTACATGTAATTTTTGTTGATTTTTTAAATTATCCGGTATATCATCATTTAATCTCTTTCTTCTGCTTTGAATTAGTGTAACTTCAAAATTGTTTTCAAGGAGGTCTTCAATTAACGAACTAATTAAATGATTAGAAGGCCCCGGCGTATCAAATCCTTCTGTACATATAAATAATATATTTTTCATTGGCGCATCCTTTATAAAATACTCTTTTTTTTATAGATTCCATAAATGATAAACTTGATGACAGCCCACCTGCTTGCATCCAACTTTATAATAAAAATTAATAGCTCCTACGTTTCGTACTTGAGTGCCAACTTTAATCTCACTACACCCGCGTTTATAGGCCGAATGTTCTATAGCTTCAAATAATTTCGTTCCAATGCCGCCTTTAGCCTTATTACTTAAAACAGCTACCAATTCAATGATACAAGTTCTATCATAATAAGAATGTAGTAAAAACCCATCTATCCCTCCATCGGCTCCTTCAGCTACAGCATAGAATTTATTCTCCTTTTCGAAGGAATTTTTCAGCCATTGCCGGTAGACTTCGGCACCACCCCTTTTAGCTAGTTCAGGATCTTCTGTGAACTTTGAGAACGGAAAATCTGCCATATTAACTATTCTTTCATCTCGCTCCATTGCTTGATAAATCCTGATGCTCTCCGGCATAATAGCAGGAGCATCAATTTTCTTTATGAATTGTATATTTACATCAGCCAAGAAAGCCGTTGTATCTTTTCCAATAAGCAAGGCATTAGCTGGTTCCGAATTAAGGTTCTGAATAGATATAAACTGGTAGTTTCTAAATTTCTCTAATAAGCCTTTCCATTCTAATCTTGTAACTGGCTTATGTAGTATCGCTTTAGCACAGCTTACCCCAAAAAACTCGGTATCCCATTGCAACTCGCTGAATGTAACCGCACTCTCTATCTTTTCATGTTTCATAGGTATCCCAACTTCTCACGTCCCAACCCTAGTGTTCTTGTCAGCCTCTACGTGATCTTCAATACTTGCTGCCATCTCCATACTATTAGCCGGCACTACATAGATATCTTCACGCTTTAAAACCGATACAGCTGTTTTAAAGAATATTTTTATGTCAAACCATAAACTAAGATGGTCAATATAATAAATATCATTTTGAATACGTTCTTTCCACGGGACTGTGTTTCTATAATACGCTTGGTTATATCCTGAAATTCCCGGTCTCACTTCCAGTTTTCGTTCTTCATTCCCCTCGTATAGCAAGCGATGTTCTGGTAAATCAGGTCTTGGCCCAATGATACTCATATCCCCTTTAATGACGTTAAGTAGTTGTGGTGTTTCATCAAGGCTAGTCTTGCGTATGAATTTTCCTATCTTTGTAAGTCTCGGATCATCCTCTGAATTAAACGTTGAACCATCTTTATTTCTAATATCTGGTGCATTCACTTTCATGGACCGGAATTTGTACATTTTAAATATATTTCCATCTTTACCAAGCCGTGGAGCGTTATAGAAAATTGATCCCTTGTCTTGAAAATAGATAACTGGCCCGACGATAATTAATATAATAAACCAAAAGGGCAGAGCGATTAGCGCTAATATCAGATCAAGTATTCTCTTGAAATATTTTTTATACATCCTCTCACCCTATCTACTTGCAGCAACTTCTCTATTATTTAAAATTTCATATATAATTCTCTTGAAATTATCAATCACATACTCCACATCCTCATCTGTCAATATAGTATGTAGCGGTAATGTAACCTCATTTTTATACATATTAAAAGCATTAGGATAATCCTTAATATCAAACCCTAATTTCTTATAGGCAGTAAACATAGGCAACGGCTTGTAATGTACATTAGTTGCAACCCCCGCCTCAGCCATCTTTATTATGATTTCATTTCTCTCAGCTTCCCCGATTCCAGGTATCCTTGCTAAATAAAGGTGCCCGGTAGATACATAATCCTCCCCATAATGCAACAAACTCTTAACTCCTAACGGCAACAATGCCCTATCGTAGGTCTTGATGACTCCTTTACGCCTTTCCAACAGAGCTTCATATCTTTTAAGCTGTATTAAACCGATAGCCGCTAATATATCGGTCATATTACATTTATAGGCCGGATAAATGATGTCATATTCCCAGGAACCTTTTTGGTTTTTGGCTAGAGCATCCTTGGATTGACCATGCAAGCTATATAACATAAATTGATTGTAAAGCCACTCATCATCTAATCCTAAATCGTTTCGCCAAACAACTGCTCCCCCTTCAGAAGTGGTTATATTCTTAACTGCATGAAAAGAAAAACATGTGAAATCAGCAACCTGTCCACATTTCATTCCTTTTCTTTCCGCTCCGAAAGCATGGGCTGCATCAGTCATTACTATTACCCTATTAAACAAGCGCTGAATTTCATTGTTAGCTTTGAATAATTCTTTCTTACTTTCAACTGCTTCAAATATCTTATCGTAGTCGCACATCTTGCCAGCTATATCTACTGGAATTATTGCCTTTGTTCTCTCGGTAATTGCATCAGCTAATTTGGAATAATCCATCTCAAAGGAATCCGGAGCCACGTCCAGCAACACAATTTTTGCACCGACGTGATCTATTACTGAAGCTGAAGCTGTATATGTATATGCTGAAGTAATTACCTCATCACCTGGTCCAATACCTAAAATACGCAGAGTAAGTTCCATAGCTGCTGTTGCAGAATTTAGGCAGACGGCTTTATTGACTCCTAAATATTCAGCTATCTTTTGCTCAAATAATTTTGTTCTCGGTCCGGTTGTAATCCATCCTGATTTTAAGGCTTGTATAACTTCTTCAATCTCCGCATCTGTAATATCCGGTGGAGAGAAAGATATGTTCTTTATTTCAGCCATCTAGTTCACACTCATTTCTTTCATCATAAATAACTTAGAATAAGGTTCTATATCTGAAATGCTATAAGCATTAAAATTCCCATATTAATTAGTTATCACATGTATATACCCACTGTTGTAATCTACATATTGTGGTCGATATGTATTCATTTCGGTGCTTTCTACCACATCTAGTATTTATCCATAAACCATACTCACGGCTAAGATTCATATCCCAAGAGTCATCATTTTATGCAACATATACGCACTATTAACTCCTACACACAATATATTGCGATTGATTCTTACTTCATAAACAACGTAAATCACTCATCCTCTGGGAATATTTAATTTTACAGGTTGGTTAGTATTTAGTTGGTTAGGTAAAGTATTTCAACATTCTAACTTCCTTTAATAAGCCATTGAGCATTTTCCCAACTTCTTCTGCTACTTTTAAAATGCTTCCCCTGCTTTGCCTTCGACAATGTTACCGGGTATAGAAACATAGGCTCTCCTTATTTGAGATGTTAATCCAAACTGTTCATCTCCAGGAAAGCCTTTTGTGATTTCGTAGACCTTTAAGACTAGCTCATGTGATTTTTGCCAGAGGATAATCTTACTGGTATCGTTGTACATGTAGTATTTGGGTGTTGGTTAGGTATTAGTTGGTTAGGTAAAAACCCTTTTTGAACCTTTTCTGTCCAACTAATCAACTAACCTCACCCAGTCATATCTTTCCTATATAATACCATATTAGGAACAAGAGCTATCATAGAGTTGAATACATCCTTAGCTTTTAATTTGGATCCTAACTCTTTAAGCTTGACCAACTCAAATACCAATGTTTCCAGATCCACCTTAGCAGTACGTGCAACAAAAATCCTTTTATGCTTTGTAGCCTTTGATCCTTCCTCTGCAGTAAGCAGCTCCTCAAAGAGCTTTTCCCCCGGCCTTATACCGGTAAACTTAATCTCTATATCCCTTTCAGGTTCCAAACCTGATAAATTAATCATACACTTGGCCAAATCCACAATCTTCACAGGCTCGCCCATATCAAGGACAAATACCTCTCCACCCTTAGCAATAGCTCCGGCCTGTACCACCAGCTGCACAGCTTCCGGTATGGTCATAAAATATCGCTTCATCTCCGGGTGAGTTACAGTCACAGGCCCGCCCTTAGCAATCTGCCTTTTAAATATCGGCACCACACTTCCGTTACTGCCCAGAACATTGCCGAAACGAACTGCAGTAAAGGTAGTGTCACTAACGCTGTTCAACTGCTGTATAATAAGTTCGGCTATACGCTTAGTTGCACCCATTACACTGGAAGGGTTAACCGCCTTATCGGTAGATATCATAACAAAGATATCCGTACCCACCCTGTCGGCAGCCTCGGCCACATTCCTGGTACCAAAAATATTAGTCTTTACCGCTTCATCAGGGTGAAGTTCCATGAGCGGAACATGCTTGTGAGCGGCAGCATGGAATACTACCGAAGGCTTATACGTCTCAAAAACTTGATCAATCTTCTGCTTGTCCCGTATATCGGCAATCACTATCTCTACCGGCAGCCTGTCCATATAGGCTTCTTTTAGTTCCAGGACAATATTATGTATACTGTTTTCACCATGCCCCAGGACTACCAGTAGCTTTGGATTAAACTTGGCCACCTGCCGGCACAGCTCGGAGCCAATTGATCCGCCGGCCCCTGTTACTAAGACTACCTTATTCAATAGATACCCGGCGATCTCATGCAGGTCTACATTAACAGGCTCCCGGCCCAATAAGTCTTCAACTTGAACATCACGAAGGTGGTTGACGGTTACATTCCCGTTAATCAACTGGTATACACCGGGCAAGATCTTTAACTTAACAGGCGTTTTTTTACACAGCTCCACGGTTTCCTGAACGATTTTCCCGGGCACCGAGGGCATGGCTATAATAACTTCTTCAATTCCATACTTTTCAATCAACCAGGGCAGCTGTTTCCGGGTTCCCACCACCGGAACATCCATAACAGTCATATTCTGCTTGTTTTTATCATCATCCACAAACCCCAGGGGCAGGTATTCACTGTCATGATTTTTTAATTCCCGCACTATAAGGACACCGGCATCTCCGGCCCCGACAATAAGGGTTCTTTTTTTCACCACGGTACTTAAACCATTAGCTGCACCATTTTTCTTTTTATGTACATGCATACGCCAAGCCAACCTGGAACCGCCGATAAAAAGAAGATTAAAGGCCCAGGACATCAGCACTACACTTCTGGGTAAGGGAGTAGAAACAAAAAAGGTTATAGCAATTACTGCTGCCGTACCCACCGAAACAGCCTTAGCAATGGCAACCAGCTCACCGACACTGGCATAGGCCCAAACCTTCTGATAAAGTTTAAATATGTAGAAGAAGCCAACCAGTATTATGGCAGATACCGGAGCAAAATACAAATATTGATCCAATATCAAGCCGATTTTCTGCGACTCATAAAAGCGAATCAGTAAGGCTGTAAGCATTGCCAGGTTGACAAGAAAAAAATCACATAACATCAGGGTGGTAACCCGTGCTATGTAACTCATACAGATCACCTTACTTCCAAATATAAAAACAAACACATAACGTTAACTATGTATTTTTTAATTACCCTCAAAAAATTAACGGCCTCAGCGTATTACTTAAAAAAACAGCATATGAAACTTCTTACCGGTGACCCTTTTTTCAAAATGACAGGTTACGGGTTAGTTTAATATGCTCTTTTAAAATTATTAAATTAAAAAAACAGATTCAGTTACACCTCAAACAAACCAAATTATTCCTTAGCTGCCTATTACTTCGACATATAATCATGATTTCCTTCAAAATATTAGCAAAAATTTTAAGGTTATTTGTTGTGAAACAAAAGAGATTTTTCACATTATCTGCCGGACTCATTTTAGAGAAATTCCCCGGCGCCTTCTTTTGCCAATCTTAATATAATAAGCTTTATTCTCCTCACATTTATACAAACGGATGCCAAAAAATCTCAGCGGTGTCCATATTTCTTTCATATGTAAATATGCCATATAACACCTCTTATAACACCGTTCCCTATTTTTCACTTAAATCTGATATAATTATACAGATACCTGATAAACTCTAAATAAACTAAAATAAACTTAACTTAACATTTTTATAAACTTAAAATAAAAATCAGCCTGCCAGCAGCTGATTAAGCAATTAAGTCGTTTACATAAAAGGAATTTGACCTGTCAGGAGGAATTATTTTTTAATAATACCACTTTAAAGAACGAGGTTTTATTATGGCTGAGGAGAAAATACTGGTCGTAGATGACGAAGCTTTGATAAGAAAACTACTCCAATATCACCTGGTGAACAATGGCTTCAGGGTAGTCACCACCGGAAACAGTTACCGGGTATTGGAGCTGGTGCAAGTTGAAAAACCGGATCTGATTATCCTTGATATACTGTTACCGGGGATTGACGGCATAGAATTATGCCGCGAAATACGCAAGCAGAACAATGTCCCGATCATCTTCCTTACTTCCAAGAATGACAGTTCGGATGTTGTACTGGGCCTTGGGGTAGGCGGCGATGACTACATAACCAAACCTTTTAAGCCGCAGGAAATGATCGCCCGGGTGAAAGCCCACCTGCGCCGCTGGCGCTTACAAGATACCGGCGGCAGTACAGCAGTGCAAAACCGGAAGCTTAAATATAAAGGCCTGGAAGTAGACCTGCCCGGGCGATCCGTATTTGTCAACGGCCGGGCGGTGAATCTTACGGTAAAGGAATTTGACCTGCTGGCTTTGTTGGCCCGAAATCCAAACCACGTTTTTACCTATAGACAGCTGCTGAACTTGATCTGGAAATATGAAAATTATGATGATAAAAGGACATTGCTGGTACATATCAACAGGCTGCGTAAAAAAATTGAACCCGACCCCTCTAAGCCGGTATATATTCTGACCATGAAGGGAGTGGGTTACAAATTCAGCGGGCTGGTTTAAACGATCAATGCAGGGAATTGGTTAAACGGCGAATAGCCGTTCTTTGTTTGCCAGAAAATCCTGCAGCCTTTTCTCCAGCCGCCGGTATTCCCCTTCAACTGCTCCGATAAGCTCTGTTACTGCCTCTAGTTCACCGGCCGCAGCCAGTTTTTCTATCTTTTTACACAGTTCCGCAAGCCTGTCGGCACCCATTAAGTAGCCGCTGGATTTCATGCCGTGGGCCTGCAGGCGCACAGCCGCCGCATCCCGGCTTTGGAAAGCATCCCTGAGTGCGGCCAATTTGTCAGGTATATCTTGTAAAAATATTTCAATTAATTTAATAAGAAAATCCTCGTCCCCGCCGGTAATGTCTATAAATTCCCGGTGTCTTTCTTTATCAACAAATGCTGCCATGAAAGAATCCACAATCCTGCTTGCCATTCTCCCCGGGACCGGCCCGTCTTGCGCCGGGTCTAGATCATAACCGGGCAGCCAGCGGGCCAATACTTTTTGTAAATCCGCCAGCCGGACCGGTTTACTTAAATAATCATCCATCCCGGCACTCAAGCAGTTTTCCCTCTCTTCCGCCATAACACCGGCAGTCGTTGCGATAATGGGGGTTCGCCGTCTCCCTCCGGCACCCTCAAGCCGGCGGATAACCCGGGCTGTCTCGCAGCCGTCCATAACCGGCAGCCGGCAGTCCATCAATATAAGGGTATATTCAGTGGAGGAAAAAGCTTCCACCGCCTCCCTGCCGTTACTAACTATTTCAGCACTCAGGCCAAGTTTTTTCAACTGGGAAACAATTAACTTCCGGTTAATGGCATTGTCCTCCACCACCAAAACAGTACCCTGTTTATTTTTCCCTTTCAAATGCCCGAAAGTCAACCCGTCCGGGGTATTGTTTTCAACCGGAACAGCGGCATTGCCCAACTGCAAAGGAACTGTAAACCAGAAGGTTGAGCCCCGTCCTTCCCGGCTTTCATATCCGATTTGACCGTTCATCAATTCCACCAGCCGCCTACAAATGGCCAGGCCCAGGCCGGAGCCCCCGCGCTCGCCGGCAGCCGTCTGACCAGCCTGGTAAAAGGGCTGAAATAAATATTTTTTAGCCTGCGGCGGTATCCCTATGCCGGTATCCCTAACTTCATAGCGCAGGATTACCTGCCCCGGCTCCTCCTTTTCCGGAAAGGCATGCAGTGTCACTTCTCCCTGCTCAGTAAATTTAACGGCATTGCCCACCAAATTTAAAAGCACCTGGCTCAATCGCACCGGGTCGCCCCGCAGCCATGCGGGGATCTCCGGGGCAGGATAGGATTTAAGGGAAATGCCCTTAGCCCTGGCTTTAGGAGTTAAAGAAGTAATCACGGTTTTTTCAACAGCTGCGGGACTAAAATCCGTCACTTCCAGTGTTAATTTGCCCTCTTCGATTTTTCTAAAATCCAGGATGTCATCAATTACCGTCACCAGCAAATCGGATGATTCCTTAATCAGAGACATGTATTCCCGCTGTTCTTTACTAAGGGAAGTTTGCAGCATAAGTTCGGTCATACCGATAACGCCGTGCAGGGGTGTACGTATTTCATGACTCATCATGGCCAGAAATTCGCTTTTGGCGCGGTTTGCCGCATCAGCCTCGTCTTTGGCCCGTTTTAGCTGCAGATTGGCCTTTTGCAGCTGGCTTGTCCTTTCTGCAACCGTTTGTTCCAGGGTCCGGCTCCACCTGGATATTTGATCCCTGGATTTTTCCAGATTGTCGTACAGCCGGGCATTTTCGATGGAAATGGCTATCGAAGAAGACAGCAGCCTCAACACCTCCACCCGGTCAGGGGTAAATACGCCGGTGGACAGGTTGTTTTCCAGATAAAGAATACCGGATGTCTTTCCCTTGCCAATAACCGGCAGGCAAATAACCGACTTGGGACGGTATTTCGAGATGTATTCATCCCGGGTAAATATTCCCTCCCGCGAGGCATCATGAAGCACTACAAATTCCCCGGTTCGGAACACATAATATACGACGGCCTCGGAAAGACAGCCGCATTGCCCGAGGGGAACGGATTCACGGATAACCGGCGGCCCTTTGCCCGCACCTCCCTCACCCGAACTAAGGTTTTGGTTTTTTTCATTTCCCGCAAAAACCGAAGCCTCTATTTTAAGCTCCTGCCCACTCTCCATAATAAAGAAACCCTTTTGCGCTCCGGCATTCTCAATAATTATTTTCATCATTTTTTGCAGCAGCCGGTCCAGAACAATTTCCCCGGAAAGCACCTGCGAAACCTTTACTATTGAGGCCAGGTCCAGTTGACTTGCCCCTGCCCCGGTAAGCCCGGCAGCCGCCGGAAACAATTGAGGAAACATTTGCTCCAGGTTTTCCGCCGCCCGCCCGGCACCCCAGGCCCGGTATCCCGCACATGCCTTTTGCATATACAGCCCGGCAATCTTCTCTCTGCCTTCTGCCAACCAGAACCTGGCCGCCAATTCATTGCCCAGGGCTTCGTTTTGTATATATTCGCTTTCTCCTGCGGAGGCAATGGCCCGGTCGTATAGTTCTGCAGCAGCAATGGCTGCCTTACCGGTTATACGTGTCATCTCAGCCGCCACCAGGTAATATTTGTGCAAATAATTCTCACTGCAGGTACCGGCCCATTTTTTTAACTGCCGCCGGTTCCTTTTGAGTATCTTAAAGTAATGCCTTTTTTGCCTTTTATTTAACTGCCCGTAAGAGGCAGCTATAACCAGAGATTGCCATAACACATACTCTGCGGCAAGGGGCATCCCCCTAATTGTATTGATAATATTTACATCTATCTTCTGCAGTACCTCAAAAGCTTTGTTATACATTCCTTCAAAATAGAAGCATTGTATTTTAAACAAATAATAAGCCATAACTGCCATACCGTTCCGCTGCTCGATTATTTCCCGGATTAAAGTATCTTTCTCATCAAAAGGATCAGGGTGGGAAGATTCACCCCTGAGATAATTTACAAACCTCTGCACCAATAGAAAAAACCCTAATGTATTTTTAAGATTGAACCGATCAGTAAATTCAAAGTAGGAAGTACTTTCCTCATAAATCCTGTTCAGGTGTTCCCCCAGTATTATTCTATTTTGTACCGTTCGCCCCATTATACCTGCAGCCATGTAAAATTCGCCGGAATCCAGGGAATTTTGCTTTGCCCGGGCAAAGTAATCAAGACTTTTTTTCAGATGTTCTCCCCAGTGGCTGAGGTATACGGCAACCGCATAATAAACCCTGCATTTAACCGGATAATTATTGTCACTGTCAGCCAACTTCAGTGCCACTGCCTGCAGTTCCCGCGCAGCCTTATAGTCCTGCAAAATCCCGCCGGCAATTAAACCGTACCCGGCGTAAGCAAGGGCGGAATGGTGAGAATTGCCGTATTTGACGGAAAGGACTGCCATTTTCAACAGCAGGAGTACAAACAATTCAGGATTGCGAAGGCTGGCGGGCGGAACCAGGTTATTAAGCTGGTCCATTATTTTTTTAACCCGGGGCTCCTTCATTACCGGTAATTCAGGCAAGTTTTTGATCTTTTGCACAGGCAGTCGCCTTTTAAGCCATAAAATTTCTTTGAAAATACTGTATTTGCCGGGGTGCAGCGGTAATCTGAATCCCAGCTCTCTCAGACCCATAAGTCCATATTTAAATACATCTGCATATTTTAAAGTAGTGGCGGAAATGAGGGCTTTCACGGCCATGACATCGGACCTGTCCGGCTTAGATTTGGCCCTGGCCAGAAGCATTTCAAACAATCGATCCCCCGAAGCATCTTTTCCGCACAGGCAAAGACACTGGTAAAGCTCCAGGTGCAGCTCAAAGGCCAGGGGGTACTGCTCATTCCATGCATCCGGCGGTAAAAAATT includes:
- a CDS encoding hybrid sensor histidine kinase/response regulator, whose protein sequence is MINIPNYHPVEQLYNKKSVVCRAVSGTYNRPVILKILNTKYAAPDEITSFKREYEIICYLMSKGIVTAYGLEEYQSYLFMILEDTGGTSLDRILPSGSIDLQTLLTLSVKITGIVGDIHRYGIVHKNINPSNITWNRETGRVQIIDFGLSMFLTRENPGAGDPKNLEGTLGYIAPEQTGRMNRPVDFRSDLYSLGATFYEMFTGRPPFVAGDVLELVHSHIAKTPLSPHMVNPNLPEAISNIIMKLLAKNAEDRYQSAAGAAEDLQRCLDLLQAYGKIEVFEPGSRDISGRLQIPKKIYGRDKEIKSLLDSFERVSRGAVELIFVFGYTGIGKTSLVNELADSVQKRGFFVSGKFDRFQRNIPYASLIQAIKKLVRQILGENEEQIALWRDKILQALGPNGQIIIDLIPEVELITGPQPAAHKLPPLESQNRFRRVLKNLLQVFASEEHPLIIFIDDLQWSDTVTLQLINYIINSNEINHLLLIAAYRENELAGDHRLLPLVNEIKNSGVPVREIKLEPLSQSCISQLLGETLNCTEHAVSPLAGVLYQKSAGNPFYTRQLLRDMFEDGSLYFDWQERSWKWDIESLQQHKAGDNVIELVINRVQRLPERTREVLTIAACLGRKFELKIISRLTGQSDEQITGDILPAVHMEIVQAAGVSSTQLNTGVYQFLHDRVHQAVYSLLPGDERKRLQQRIGKIMLQETEPVFLEKNLYKIVDYLNTGPELITDQSERVKLAEYNLMAARKAKISTAFEAALHYLEAGKNFLPPDAWNEQYPLAFELHLELYQCLCLCGKDASGDRLFEMLLARAKSKPDRSDVMAVKALISATTLKYADVFKYGLMGLRELGFRLPLHPGKYSIFKEILWLKRRLPVQKIKNLPELPVMKEPRVKKIMDQLNNLVPPASLRNPELFVLLLLKMAVLSVKYGNSHHSALAYAGYGLIAGGILQDYKAARELQAVALKLADSDNNYPVKCRVYYAVAVYLSHWGEHLKKSLDYFARAKQNSLDSGEFYMAAGIMGRTVQNRIILGEHLNRIYEESTSYFEFTDRFNLKNTLGFFLLVQRFVNYLRGESSHPDPFDEKDTLIREIIEQRNGMAVMAYYLFKIQCFYFEGMYNKAFEVLQKIDVNIINTIRGMPLAAEYVLWQSLVIAASYGQLNKRQKRHYFKILKRNRRQLKKWAGTCSENYLHKYYLVAAEMTRITGKAAIAAAELYDRAIASAGESEYIQNEALGNELAARFWLAEGREKIAGLYMQKACAGYRAWGAGRAAENLEQMFPQLFPAAAGLTGAGASQLDLASIVKVSQVLSGEIVLDRLLQKMMKIIIENAGAQKGFFIMESGQELKIEASVFAGNEKNQNLSSGEGGAGKGPPVIRESVPLGQCGCLSEAVVYYVFRTGEFVVLHDASREGIFTRDEYISKYRPKSVICLPVIGKGKTSGILYLENNLSTGVFTPDRVEVLRLLSSSIAISIENARLYDNLEKSRDQISRWSRTLEQTVAERTSQLQKANLQLKRAKDEADAANRAKSEFLAMMSHEIRTPLHGVIGMTELMLQTSLSKEQREYMSLIKESSDLLVTVIDDILDFRKIEEGKLTLEVTDFSPAAVEKTVITSLTPKARAKGISLKSYPAPEIPAWLRGDPVRLSQVLLNLVGNAVKFTEQGEVTLHAFPEKEEPGQVILRYEVRDTGIGIPPQAKKYLFQPFYQAGQTAAGERGGSGLGLAICRRLVELMNGQIGYESREGRGSTFWFTVPLQLGNAAVPVENNTPDGLTFGHLKGKNKQGTVLVVEDNAINRKLIVSQLKKLGLSAEIVSNGREAVEAFSSTEYTLILMDCRLPVMDGCETARVIRRLEGAGGRRRTPIIATTAGVMAEERENCLSAGMDDYLSKPVRLADLQKVLARWLPGYDLDPAQDGPVPGRMASRIVDSFMAAFVDKERHREFIDITGGDEDFLIKLIEIFLQDIPDKLAALRDAFQSRDAAAVRLQAHGMKSSGYLMGADRLAELCKKIEKLAAAGELEAVTELIGAVEGEYRRLEKRLQDFLANKERLFAV